The following is a genomic window from Struthio camelus isolate bStrCam1 chromosome 17, bStrCam1.hap1, whole genome shotgun sequence.
ccccccaataggaAGCTTAGGAATTGCTCCCCAGATAGCCTCAGAGCTCTTTACCCTAATTAAAGTAATGGGACAGCACTCAGCAGATGCACTGGCATGTTTAAACTTACTTATTTAAAGTGAATTCAAGTGGCATTTAGTACTAGTGGGCTTTTAAGTGAGCTTCCTTTTTcaccctttcccctttctttccttttccatcaTCAAGGTTATAACAGTTTCTGTAAGCGTTCAAGGGCCGTGGCGGTGGGTCTCCTTCGCTGCCCGCAATTAAAAGACTGAGCCGCGGTTGACGTTAGCGCCCTGACCAGGCCGTTAAGCACCGTGCTCCGACCGTACTGCTTTGCCCGGCTGGAAGGGGCACGTCTGACCCCGCAGCGGCAGCGTGGCTGTCACCCGGGAACGGGGCGGTTCCCTAGCGGAAACCTTGCCCTGGGAACCCAGCTCGCCCGGTAGGCGGGTGGCGGGGAACTGCGCCGtagcgctgccgccggggccgcggcgggagcggagcggagcggtgccccgcgcccgccgcctcccgttGCCATGGCAACGGCGCCAGCGCGGTGCGTGCCGGGCGGAAGGGAAACGCCCCGAGAGGCGCCGCGTCGTGGCCAATGAGCGCTCGGCAGGGCGGCGGAGGTGGCCGATGGTTGGCGGCCggtgcggagggggcggggccgggcgcgctcgGAGGCGGGTGCGGCGCGCGCGGGTCGgttaaacggccgcggcggcggagcgagAGGCGCCTGTGAGCTGCGCGTCCGGCCGCCCGAGCCCGCCCCTGCGGCCTGCTCCGTACCGCGCAGGGCCGGTGCTGCAGCGCCCGGGGGACGGTGAGGGGAGGCCGTGCGGGGCAGGTAGAGAAACGCTCCTGCAGGTCTGAGGTGCCTTCTTCTCTGCTCAGTGCAGGTGACCATGAGTGACCAGAAAGCCGTGATCAAGGATACGGACATGTCCGAGGAGATGCAGCACGACGCCGTGGAGTGTGCCGTTCACTCTCTGGAGGAATACAACATTGAGCATGAAATCGCAGCTCACATAAAGAGGGTAAATGTTTGCTTGTAATATCCTCTCCTTTTGAAAGCTCTATGGACGtgaaagaatcaagcagggaAAACGGTGGGTAAGTAGCTCTACAGAAGCAAGCTCTGTGAACACGAGGTGATCAAGTCAGATTTTCCTCAAGCTGGTGCCCCTATGTTCCTTTCCCTGCACCTTCCCTGTACTCTTCCAgcttcttccccttctctttcaCCATGCCTTCTATTTAAGACCTTTTCCCCACTTTTTCTCAACAGCACGCGAACAGCAATACTAAATTCCTAGTGCTCTCTTCTGCAGGAGTTTGACAAGAAATACAATCCCACTTGGCATTGCGTTGTGGGAAGGAACTTTAGCAGCCATGTGACTCATGAGAGTAAGCACTTCATCTACTTCTACCTGGGTCATGTTGCTATTCTCCTCTTCAAATCTGGTTAGACCCACGGACTGTTACTGAAACTTGCGTCTCGTTAATGGATTGTGTGTTAGTTGCAAACAGCCTAGTGCCTTCAGCCTTCCTGAGGAAACAgacctggatttttttcccaaggGTGATATCAGGGATTTTGTTGTAGAAGTTAGTGTTTTAATTGTAGTTAGGGGAAAATACCCTCCCCCAATAAAAAAAGACCATCTaatctttatttcctttcaaaagccAACTTCCTTGCTAATAAAACTGTTACGTGTTCTGTCTTTAAGAATTTTATGCCTCTCTGCTCTTTGCCCCAATACTATTTCTGCTACTTCTCATTTCCATGCAAATGTGAACAGGGAAGTTTCCAAAAAAGCTTCTTGTGAGCATCTAAACACTGTGGTAAGCATATCGATATCTGGTCAGTAACAATAAGAATAGTAGACCTCAAtcagagaaaagaaggaattaaGATAAACCCTTTTATGAGGCCTTTCCTGAGGTGTTTTTTATTAGCGCCCAGTCCCTTTTTTATATGAAACCTAATTTATCTTCCAGGACACTCAAAGTGCTTCTGTACCTTGTACATTAGGAAAAGGAGTTCAGCAGATGCACTGGCTGTGTTGGaatggtattttaaaattaagatagTCTTTAGAAACACTGTGGCTTTTTGTGTGTTCTGTATTCCCTCCCccactttgttcttttcctttgaaggaaAGGTTTGAAAACGTCACTTATTAGGCATTATAGAGTTAAGGTTTACTTTCAAAGTTGTGTGTTGCAATTGAATGGAGATACTTGATTCTTAGGATCCTCCCAGACCTCCAGATTCATATACTTGAACTGCAGAGCTGACAACTCCTAACAGTTTAAGAACTGATGACTGTCTTCCTGTTTCAGAcatcattcttctttctttttttttccccccctttgttACGTATACTGAAAGGTACAGTCATAGCGCGTTGGAAGCCCTGAGCTGTTCTGTTGTGTTGTTTCTGTCTCTTGGCGGATCGCTTTGGAAAATAAACTACGCGGTTTACCCTAGGAGCTAGGTTATTATTTCTGGGTAGCCGGTTTTCCTAATGCCTTTGCCGCacgcaggctggggggggggggagaggggttgGTGACTGGGGCCTGGGCGAGGCCGCCTGTTCGCAGCGCTcgcaggcggcggggcgggggcgggggaagTGTGTTGGGGGCGCAGCGCTGGAagggggcggccggagcggccGGCGCGGCTGCGGCGCAACCCGGGGCCGGGAGCGAGGGgaaggggcgcggggccgcggccgcgtcCTGCAGGCGGCGCGACGGCTCGTCCGGGCCTGAGCCTGGGGCGGAGCTGGGCGGCGGCGGACTACGAGTCCCGGCAtgctcggggcggcggcggacTACGAGTCCCGGCATGCTCGGGGCGAGGCCGCCTATAAAAGGCTCCATCCGGGTCCCGGCCCCCGCTGTGGGCGACTCGTCGCCATtacggggcagcggcggcggcggccgagccggggccgggaccggggccgggaccggagCGGCGCCGCGGAGCCCGTGGGTGCCTGGGTGGCGCCGAGCAGTCCGgcggcaggcagcgccgggccccgcggggctccgTGAGCCGCTCGCCCCGTCGTCGCCCGGAGCcccgcaggcccggcccggcctcccgcggCCCTCCCCGGTTCGAGCGGAGCAGCGAGAAGATGTCGCCATGAAGGAGGCCGAGTCCGCGCTGCGCCGTCCCCGCCGgtccccgccgcgggccatgaGCCAGggcccccgccggctccgccaGCGCCCGTCGTGCCCCCCCGCTCAGGGCCGCCGCTCGCTCGccagcgccgccggggcgcccgtTGATGCTGCAGAgctcgcccggcgccgccgccgcctccgccatgGACAAGAGCAGCCCCTGCGGCTCCGGTGCGCCCGGCTCGTCGGCCGGCAGCAAAGCGCAGCAGCCCCGCTCCGCCtcggccgggcccgcggcgggggagtCTAAGCCCAAAGGCGgtaagggccgggccgggctggggccggttgccgggggccggggcgggcgggaggggcggcggcggcacggcgggAGCTGGCAGCACGGGGCTCCTGGAGGGAGCATCAGCCGCCTGAGTTGAGTTCGTAGCGAGGCTGAACTTCTTGTCAGGTTGTTTGTTTCTTAGCTGGGTGTTgtcagttttgctttctctttccttccgcTTCCTGGCTTGTGCCCTGTTCTTCTGTCAGCTCTAGCTTCTCTCCCCTCTTATCTTTATaagacttgttttctttctttctttgaggatTTACGTTTCACCTTCCTTAGCTTCGGACTATCCAGCTTGAGAGACAAGGCTTGGATGTTATAGTAAAGATATGTTTGCCACTGCCTCTTAGAGGAGCCTGAACTTTATTCTGCGCTCCAGTTGAGCGTGCTTGCATCTTGTTTAAGGAGGCTTTCCTGCGTGTGGTACGCAGTATTCCCCTTCCAGGCTATGTTTCAGTAACCTACTTCAGAAGGGTACAGAGCGAGTTGTGTATTGTTTGCTCATCTGACCTTTAAACTGAGGTGTTACATCTGTCACTGCAAATAGCTTGTTGGGCTGACATAGCAGTTCATGACTACCCATTATGCTGCCTGTCTTGTATCTTTTTACAGTAAGTCCTAAGCTTCCCCCACTTCTCTAAAGCCGATTGGGAGCAGAGTGTTCCTGGCACGTTTACTTTTTTTTCCGAAAGCTAGAAATGGCACAGTAGTGTTTAAAATCAGTGTTTTTAGTCCCAGAAGTACATGTGAGATTGCCTACAGTGATGGTAGTGTAGCAGTCTGTACTTAATTTCCTTCCTCCTTAGTGGTTTGTTTCAGCTGTAATACTTCGTTTCTGGGAAAGTAGCAATGTATTCCACAGTGCATTAGTGAAAGCAATATCTTGAAGGTTTAACTCCTTTCTGGACTTACTAAATGCACTTGGACCTAAGTGACCAAGTGTTACCTGCTATTCCCCTGTATTAAGCAGTCTCCCACAAGATCGACTCCAGTGGAGTGTCTGCATGGGAGTGCCTGGAACGTGGCACTCCCCTGGCTTCCTACGTTACACCAGGACTGTGTGATTATAGTAAGTTTTAACTTTAAATCCAGACACATAAAAGCAAGCTGCTGTCTGCTTTCTGGAAGAACTCCTAATGGACTTGCAAAGATTTTTGCATCAGTAACAGGATTTGATGTAGGGCTCTTCCTGTTCCTAGATATTGTTCTTATTTTCAGTGGCAGTCTCTTACTTTTCTTCCCTCTAATGAATGGATTGATGGAAATGGCGAGGAGGGAATCACATAATAGGTATGAAATAGTCTTTAGAACCAGATTTCTGGCTTCAAATGGaataacaaaatatataaacTCTTATGCACATGTTCCAAAAGGCGGTGTGAAAGGCTAGCAGACATGAGGCCTCCTGTTGTGGAGAACTGGCTGTTACAGTCTTGCCAAGAGATGCTTCCTCACTATAGCTTCTTTTTTAGTGCTCTATGGTGCTAAATGGAGGTTTGTTTACAGAATATAAACATCCTTCAATAAGAAATTTAAGATGGTCTGTCCTGTGGTTGGTATGCCTTCGTGCAGAATAAACAGTATCTGGAGTGAGTGAGGAAATGCAGGACCTGTCACTCCATCTCCACTCCACCCCCAAATAAAGGGGTTGTTGAGTGACCCTTGTGGGATGCCAGATTTTATAGGCTTGAAGCAATGTCACTATTAACAGAGATAACAGTGAGAAGATAAAGCCTTATGTACAATACTCTTCTGCTTCAAAGgattaacttttaattaaaaaaaaaaattctatttagcTTAGCGTATTTCTGCTTCTAAGATGTTTGTTTCTTAACTACAGTGGATGGGAAAGGAAGATAGGGTGAGTTGCTTTCTTTATGGTATATAAAGggacatggggggaaaaaaataatctattttaatgGGAGTAAATGTGTTTATGGGAATATCTTCACTGGAGGATACCGACAGTTAAACTGAGAAGGTTTATTTGGTGAGATTAAAGGAAAGAACTAATAATCTGAGGGCATAGGATGCAGCAGTGTTAAATAGTGGGTATGTTTTAGTAGCTGTGGCCTGCAAGACATTGGCGTTTTGCCCTACAAGatttctttctccagctcctTATCATCCTAGGAATGGTATAGCTATGTGTAGATGCTGTGGTCCACCCAATTTCTCTCTTATTTCAGGACAGGTATAGGAGATGTCTTAAGAATCTTGCATCTCTTTTGAAATGGAGAGTGTTCTTCGTGGACTTCAGATACTCCCCAAAATGATGAGCTTTTGTTACATTTTGCACCGATAGTCACTGGATTTAACTTCCAGTGAGGCTCTTGTCGTTTAGATGTCTTTCTGAGTTACCTGCTGTGAGTCCAACTGAGGAAACGGAGAAATGGACATTTCTTAAACCTTGTGGtaacctctcctcctccttcccttgcagcaCAGCTTAAAACAGGCTAAATGGGATACTGTAGGCTCTCATACTTGTAGAAGTTGCACTCCAGCTGCATTTGCCACCTTTCAAACTTGGCTCCGGAAAATAAATTCAATTGTTTCCAACAGAAAAGTTTCTTTCAGTTATATTAGTGCACCAGTATGGGTTATGTCCCATTAGGTTGTGGTAAAGGACCTAAGGGACAGTAGGCCTATTGGATTTCTCTACAGTCCTTGAGAGCGGACTGAAAACACCTGAGTGTTCCTGTTTGTGCCTTTGAGTTCCTGCAGACATTCCTGGGCATTACTATTCTGGTGTGAGCATGCTTAGCTGGAGTGCGTGAACTCCAGCTCACTGGACTATTAGCCTTAGTAATAGCCTCAGTGTGTTTTCATGTAATCACGCTGAGGTTTGCTGTTCTACCACGCAAAACCCCTTTACACAATATAATTGGTTTCAACACTACTCATTTGAAAAGAACAGGCAGACAAAGACGGAAGGAAACTGCATTCCTCACCCTGGTAGCAAACCAGTTCTGCAGCTCCATCATCATTCTAGCTACCTAGAGCTACTTTTAGTCCCATGATCTCACTGTTGGGAGGAGGTGGATCTATGGGGAGAGAGGTCCTCTAACAGCATGCAGGGTCCAACAGGAGAAACAACAGGTGATAAGGCTTGCTGCACAAAGCCAGGAACAACTTTGTTCTCAGTGTTACACAGGTCTGATTTGAGATTCTAGAGACGCTATTTCACTAGACTCTTGGTTTTTTTGCAGTGTAGATTGGTAGATATTTTATAGGTTAGGTCCCATGAGAACTGCAGAAGGACTAACTGAGGATGCAAGTGAAGAGGAAGTACCTTGCCAGTGCCgctgttcttgctttttttcctgctttgtcaaaaaaagggggaggaggggagaggggagagaagcccCCAAATCCGAACCTAGCCTACTTAAAATCAGGAACTAACTAGAGAGGAAAGCAGTGAGAATCTTCCACTTTTCCCCTTGCACAAGGGTGGCTGGCTTTGTCCTCTTCCCTGCTCCTAATGGGAACGCTAGACAGATGCCACAAAGCAGGGAGCTTTCTAATGTGCTTGCTGAAATGGTCAGAAGGAAAAGCATTGCGTAGTGACAGGGAAAGGAAGTGTTCCAGTTTAAAATGCATCTTCTCAGACTCTTAGTTGTCTTACATGTAAAAAATGTCAGTCATTATAGTGACTCCTAAAGGCTCAAGGAATCTGTCTGAAAGGACTGCAGTATGACAGGAGTGTGTGTGTACCAGCGAACTGGCAAGAGTGGTGCCTTCATTGAGGACTAACTTGATTAAAACTGTAGGTAGGAAATTCCTGTGTCAGTTGCAGATGCAGGTTTTTCCTGGACAGtgtaaagatgaaagaaaactcATTCTAGACTGAACTTGATCCTCTTGGTGGTTTTTCCCCAATCGGTGATTTGAGAGAAACTGCAAAGTTGTGGACCCACTGGGCGCACACGTTTCTAGCGTGTTCACTAGAATTGCAGATTTAAGGGGGCAGTTGAGCTCTAAAGTGAAAAGCTCTGTATATGAGTAACAGCAGTAGTATAAACCTCTTCAAAATGACTTAACTTTTGACCAGAGACTCAGTGGTGTAGATTATAGCTTCTTCCCTACAAACACTCTC
Proteins encoded in this region:
- the LOC104152217 gene encoding dynein light chain 1, cytoplasmic isoform X1, producing MSDQKAVIKDTDMSEEMQHDAVECAVHSLEEYNIEHEIAAHIKREFDKKYNPTWHCVVGRNFSSHVTHESKHFIYFYLGHVAILLFKSG